A window of the Microbulbifer aggregans genome harbors these coding sequences:
- the icd gene encoding NADP-dependent isocitrate dehydrogenase translates to MGHIQVPADGQKVTVNSDGSLTVPNRPIVPFIEGDGIGVDITPVMRKVIDAAVEKAFGGEKAISWMEVYCGEKAAETYAGDWFPAETLEALKEYSVGIKGPLTTPVGGGFRSLNVALRQELDLYVCQRPVRWFTGVPSPVKEPNKVDMVIFRENSEDIYAGIEWKAGTEEATKVIKFLQDEMGVKKIRFPENCGIGVKPVSEEGTKRLVRKALQYTIDQDRDSLTLVHKGNIMKFTEGAFADWGYELAREEFGAQPIDGGPWCSFKNPKTGKEIVVKDVIADAMLQQILLRPAEYDVIATLNLNGDYLSDALAAQVGGIGIAPGANLSDEVALFEATHGTAPKYAGQDKVNPGSLILSAEMMLRHLGWNEAADLVVKGMEGAIEAKTVTYDFERLMDGADLKSCSEFGDEVIKHMA, encoded by the coding sequence ATGGGTCATATCCAGGTGCCGGCAGACGGCCAGAAAGTCACAGTCAATTCCGACGGTTCGCTGACCGTTCCGAATCGTCCCATCGTTCCGTTCATTGAAGGTGACGGTATCGGCGTGGATATCACCCCGGTAATGCGCAAGGTGATCGACGCTGCAGTAGAGAAAGCGTTCGGTGGCGAGAAAGCCATCTCCTGGATGGAAGTTTACTGCGGTGAAAAAGCTGCAGAAACCTATGCTGGCGACTGGTTCCCCGCTGAAACTCTCGAAGCGCTGAAAGAGTACTCCGTGGGCATCAAGGGCCCGCTGACGACTCCGGTTGGCGGCGGCTTCCGTTCCCTGAACGTAGCCCTGCGCCAGGAGCTGGACCTGTATGTCTGCCAGCGTCCGGTTCGCTGGTTCACCGGTGTTCCTTCTCCGGTCAAGGAGCCGAACAAGGTAGACATGGTGATCTTCCGCGAGAACTCCGAAGACATCTATGCCGGTATCGAATGGAAGGCTGGCACCGAAGAAGCGACCAAAGTCATCAAGTTCCTGCAGGACGAGATGGGCGTTAAGAAAATCCGCTTCCCGGAGAACTGCGGTATCGGTGTAAAGCCGGTTTCCGAAGAGGGCACCAAGCGCCTGGTGCGCAAGGCTCTGCAGTACACCATCGATCAGGACCGCGACTCGCTGACCCTGGTGCACAAGGGCAACATCATGAAGTTCACCGAAGGCGCATTCGCCGACTGGGGTTATGAGCTGGCTCGCGAAGAGTTTGGCGCCCAGCCGATTGATGGCGGCCCCTGGTGCAGCTTCAAGAACCCGAAAACTGGCAAAGAAATCGTTGTGAAAGACGTAATTGCCGACGCCATGCTGCAGCAGATCCTGCTGCGTCCGGCGGAATACGACGTGATCGCCACCCTGAACCTGAACGGCGACTACCTGTCTGACGCCCTGGCGGCCCAGGTCGGTGGTATCGGTATTGCTCCGGGTGCAAACCTGTCTGACGAGGTTGCGCTGTTCGAGGCGACTCACGGTACTGCACCGAAGTACGCTGGTCAGGACAAGGTAAACCCGGGCTCCCTGATCCTGTCCGCCGAGATGATGCTGCGCCACCTGGGCTGGAACGAGGCTGCAGACCTGGTGGTC